Proteins from a single region of Lampris incognitus isolate fLamInc1 chromosome 16, fLamInc1.hap2, whole genome shotgun sequence:
- the LOC130126652 gene encoding 60S ribosomal protein L10-like, with product MKQVVFSLLVFTNILSNKYMVKTCSKDGFHIRIHLHPFHVIHINKMLSCAGADRLQTGMRGTFGMPLGTMARVHIGQVIMSVHTKAQNKRHTVEALRRAKFEFPGCQKIHISKKYGFTKYNACDFGGMMAEKHLILDGSGVKYIPNRGPLNCWKALHANYSHCLLKTTDRHTLVAHKAQWRLREAR from the exons ATGAAACAAGTTGTGTTCAGTCTCCTGGTTTTCA CAAACATCCTTTCTAACAAGTACATGGTGAAGACCTGCAGTAAGGATGGCTTCCATATCCGCATACATCTGCATCCCTTCCATGTTATCCATATCAACAAAATGTTATCCTGCGCTGGGGCTGATAGGCTCCAGACCGGAATGCGTGGCACTTTTGGCATGCCTCTTGGTACCATGGCCCGTGTGCACATTGGTCAGGTGATCATGTCTGTGCATACCAAGGCACAGAACAAGAGGCATACGGTTGAGGCTCTCCGCAGAGCCAAGTTCGAGTTCCCTGGATGCCAGAAGATCCACATCTCCAAGAAGTATGGCTTCACCAAATATAATGCCTGCGACTTTGGTGGGATGATGGCCGAGAAGCATCTGATTCTCGATGGCAGTGGGGTGAAGTACATCCCCAACAGAGGCCCTCTGAACTGCTGGAAGGCCCTACATGCCAACTACAGCCACTGCCTGCTCA AAACTACAGACCGCCATACTCTGGTGGCCCACAAGGCACAGTGGCGTCTGAGAGAAGCAAGGTGa
- the c16h14orf28 gene encoding uncharacterized protein C14orf28 homolog, protein MESKFCVLNDTEDLQTLISQTEQGLQFERSKTLYEEIRASINNNDEEDHSFWRPVLPWGGVYTIRAGRKAISCTPLYVKINLKNTCTIDGFLMILYVILRDNQDFPREVGVFLGKQFVDHFLYLMDSYDYTTVKMLWIWDRMSKRQYRSAVHQAALEIDLFGNEHENFTKNLENLMSTMQESLCTNWSCPARFQEFIRRTISINPPHELPARDPIQSAVDEFFCPRILLCKEFGCDGLREFSQRIFCHGPPPFVILNMQQWKSEELSYVPYHLALSQHRYSLEGATLFNKEEHHYSAAFQIDGYWMHYDGLRSDNLILLHKPPELLLLSSLVYIRASDK, encoded by the exons ATGGAAAGTAAATTCTGTGTTTTGAACGACACCGAAGACCTCCAAACGCTCATTTCACAGACTGAACAGGGTCTCCAGTTCGAAAG GTCTAAGACATTGTATGAGGAGATTCGTGCCTCAATCAACAATAATGACGAAGAGGATCATTCCTTTTGGAGGCCCGTGCTTCCTTGGGGTGGAGTCTACACCATCAGGGCAGGGCGGAAGGCAATATCCTGCACACCATTGTACGTCAAGATAAACCTAAAGAACACCTGTACAATTGATGGCTTCCTCATGATCCTGTATGTGATTCTGCGAGACAAccaagactttcccagggaggttgGTGTCTTTTTGGGTAAGCAGTTTGTGGACCATTTCCTCTATCTGATGGACTCCTATGACTACACCACAGTGAAAATGCTGTGGATCTGGGACAGGATGTCCAAGAGGCAGTATCGGTCAGCTGTCCACCAGGCAGCCCTAGAGATTGACTTGTTTGGCAATGAGCATGAGAACTTCACCAAGAACCTGGAGAACCTCATGTCTACCATGCAGGAGAGCCTTTGCACCAACTGGAGCTGTCCTGCCCGCTTCCAGGAATTCATCAGGAGGACGATCAGTATCAA TCCTCCCCATGAGCTGCCAGCCAGAGATCCTATTCAGTCTGCTGTTGATGAGTTCTTTTGCCCCAGGATTCTACTCTGCAAAGAATTTGG ATGTGATGGACTGAgggagttctctcagagaatctTCTGCCATGGACCTCCACCTTTTGTTATTCTTAACATGCAACAGTGGAAGTCAGAGGAGCTGTCCTATGTTCCTTACCATCTAGCTCTGTCCCAGCACAG GTACTCACTAGAGGGTGCCACACTCTTTAACAAGGAGGAGCATCACTATTCGGCAGCCTTCCAGATAGACGGCTACTGGATGCACTATGATGGCCTGAGAAGTGACAATCTGATTCTGTTACACAAACCACCTGAGCTCCTGTTGCTCTCCTCTCTGGTCTACATCCGTGCCTCTGACAAGTGA